A window of the Bombus huntii isolate Logan2020A chromosome 8, iyBomHunt1.1, whole genome shotgun sequence genome harbors these coding sequences:
- the LOC126868527 gene encoding deubiquitinase DESI2 isoform X2 — MAREPIILNVYDMYWINEYTTPIGLGVFHSGVEIYGTEYAYGGHSKPISGIFEITPRVAEELGEQFRYRQSVHIGYTDFTEEDVTRIVTELGKDFRGDRYHLMNKNCNHFSSQLTLILCGQEIPGWVNRLAYFSSCVPFLQRCLPKEWLTPDALQHSLNQVSHESTSSERVTPFREFMRKGSLS, encoded by the exons ATGGCTAGAGAGCCAATAATTCTTAATGTTTATGATATG TATTGGATAAACGAATATACTACTCCAATTGGATTGGGTGTATTTCATTCTGGAGTTGAAATATATGGAACAG AATATGCATATGGAGGTCATTCTAAACCAATTTCTGGAATTTTTGAAATCACACCGAGAGTTGCTGAAGAATTAGGGGAGCAATTTAGATATAG GCAATCAGTACACATTGGATATACAGATTTCACAGAAGAAGATGTAACTAGGATCGTTACTGAATTAGGAAAAGATTTTAGGGGTGATCGTTACcatttaatgaataaaaattgtaatcaTTTTAGTAGTCAACTTACActt ATTTTGTGTGGTCAAGAAATACCAGGTTGGGTAAATCGCCTTGCATATTTCAGTTCTTGTGTACCATTCCTTCAACGTTGTCTACCAAAGGAATGGTTAACGCCCGATGCACTTCAACATTCTCTGAATCAAGTCAGCCATGAAAGTACATCCTCTGAAA